DNA from Chionomys nivalis chromosome 11, mChiNiv1.1, whole genome shotgun sequence:
TGACATCACAGTTTCCATTCTGTGACCCAACAAAGCCACCAGCACTGAAAAGCCCGGGCTCTGACTGaggctcacacacagagagaattccaCCGCAAGCAGAGCACCTTCTAGATTGCTCCTGGGGGGGTGGAGACGGAAGTCTCTGCTATCCGAATTAGTGGAATCCAGAGAAAGGAAATCATGGTTATATAAACATGGGGAAAGAAGTACAGCTAAGGCCCAAGGTGAATGTCTCGTCTTACATTCACTTTATGCTAAATTACAGGAACAAGTTCAAGGAGCAACAGCCAAATGCCTACCTTGGCTTTAAAGAGTTCTCTAGAAAGTGTTCAGAAAAATGGAGATCTATCTCGAAGCACGAAAAGGCAAAGTATGAAGCCCTGGCCAAGCTCGACAAAGCCCGGTACCAGGAAGAAATGATGAACTACGTgggcaagaggaagaggaagaggaggagggacccACTGGCACCTCGGCAGCCCCCGTCATCCTTCCTGCTCTTCTCCCAGGATCACTATCCCCAGCTGAAGCACGACAATCCCAACTGGTCAGTGGTGGAGGTGGCCAAGGCCACAGGGAAGATGTGGTCCTCCACAGCGAACGTGGACAAGCAGCCCTATAGACAGAGGGCTGCGCTTCTGCGAGCCAAGTACTTTGAGGAATTGGAGGCCTACCGCAAACAACCTCGTGGCCAGAAGAGGAACTGCCAGGGACCGGCCAGGAGGACcagtttgaaaaaataaaatgtcactgaACTGCCTCTCTGGTCCTGGTGTCCTGTGTGGTTAGAGTGCGGAGAGTGAGTGGCTTGTTTTGAGGTCCAGCCGGAGGTGGTTCGGGGAAGGGTGGTTTTCGGGGACACAGGTTTTAGAGAGAGGGGACTGGCTGCAGGGACCGACTCACCTGGGGTGTGGTGGAGCATGTGAGTGATAGACATAGGAACACCAAGCCCAGTACAGAGGACGGCAGGACAAGAGCTTAGTCCCGGCTCTCACTTAATCCCACAGGCAGCAGCGAGCGAAAACTTGGACGCCAGAACAGTCCCAGCCTGGGGCCTCCAGGTACTTATGGTGTCCTGACTAGGATACCCCTGGAATGGGACTGGGGCTGAATTTATGGACCAGCCGGCACCCATTCCTCTTCCTCTAGGTCACAGCTTCCTCTGTGACCAGAGTAATACGCTTTATTAAACTTAAAAGTCCTAGCTAGTGCCATTTGTCTGGGCCCAAACAGTCTGAGGATGACGCTGTCTGATCTTCATCTCCACACACTACAATTAAATTCTGGGTGGAGAATCAGGTTGTCTGGGTTCCCACATGGTCCGTGTGACCAGGGCTTTGTGAAGTCCCTGCCGTGTGTGAAAACCCAGCGACAGAGAAGGTTATAGCATAAAACACAGCACCGGGAGTCGCGATGAacagggcagaggggagggggaCAAGGCCAACCCTGAAGTTTTCATGTTAGtgaacccctccccccacagctGACAGCTGGCACTCCAACTTGGCTCGGCTTCCCCTCCAACCTCTCAGGAGACATCCTCATtttctgcttcattgaaaagaCAGAGATTCTCAGAATTAAGTGCTCTCCGTTCTCTCAAAATGAAACCCACACtcatccctcctgcctctctgcctctgaagtgggATACAGTACCTGCCTTATGAGTTAGCTTTGCCACTATATGCGGTGGCACAGTCCCGACTACCTAAGAGGTGATATTCCTTCTAACCAATGGTACTCTACCTTGTGAGCCAACTTGCCTAGAAAGTTCCCTTGCTGTGGGAACTCTGGCAATTGAGGGGATGTTAATCCAGCCTGAAAAGTAGAGGCTCTGCCCTACATACGCAAGGGACCGACAGCTGCGACACCCATACCAGCAGGCCCTGGATCCCCACAGTTGAGGCATCACGTGATAACTCAACCATGGCTGGAGACCTTGATTGTGGTCTTGTGAAACCTCAGACATTGGATGCAAGTCTAAGGGTGAAGATCCTTGTTACTTAAGAACCTCCTGGCTTATTCCCTTCAGGAATAGCCAGCAGACGATTCAAGTCTATAAAGGTGCTGGGTGAAGACAAGGCTCAGCGGATGCCAGCTGGTATCCTTTTAGAAGGCACTGCTGGCAGCCTTGTTTCTCTGCCTATTCGCTGCCCTGTCTGT
Protein-coding regions in this window:
- the Hmgb4 gene encoding high mobility group protein B4; its protein translation is MGKEVQLRPKVNVSSYIHFMLNYRNKFKEQQPNAYLGFKEFSRKCSEKWRSISKHEKAKYEALAKLDKARYQEEMMNYVGKRKRKRRRDPLAPRQPPSSFLLFSQDHYPQLKHDNPNWSVVEVAKATGKMWSSTANVDKQPYRQRAALLRAKYFEELEAYRKQPRGQKRNCQGPARRTSLKK